AAACATTTTTTTTACTTTTTGCTAAAATTCACATATAGACTAAAAAACCATCACATTTTAGAGTATTGCAAATCTACAATGTTTATGTGTATGTATTGGGGGAAAATCACCAATTGTAATTTTCATTTAAAAATATGGGTGTAACTATTTCTCAGTCGACTCAGAACTAACTTCATTCTCAGTCAGATGATTTTATCAAATCTCATTATAACTCATGTTGCAACTCATAACTAGCACGAATCACGATGCAAATCTAATGTTGTAGAATTTGACTGAGCACGAAGTTTGAACTAGCAAATCCCTAAAAATATATCACCATTCGTGACTTATGTAAAAATCTCGAAGAGATTTAAAAATTCGATTAAAAACTGGGCTGGACTGAAGGACATGCCTACATACAGGCTACAGAGGTAACTGAAGCCAGCTGGCCTTGCAGGAAAAACCTTCTCCACGCGAGTCATCGTCATAGTCTCATTATTTTGAAACCCCACTAATTCCATCTGAAAAAAatcgcctcgccgccgccgccggggaacATGGCGGAGCGGCGGTACACCGAGCAAGAGACGGCGCTCGAGATCAAATCCCTCCGCCGTATCGTCGCCGCCTACTTCAAGTACGCGAACCCCGGCCCTCATCCTCTCCCTAATCTGCCTTCAACGAACCCCCCGCTCAGGGCTCTTCaccccgccgccgctgctccttgCCGCGAGATTTATCGGGCGTGTTGAACCGTAGCTACGTCATAGCGGGAGTTCCGCGTGCTGCTCCGAGCCGCCGTTCGATTGGGTGGACAGGAGTTCGCGGTGGAGCTCTGTTCCAGTTCACGGTCCTTCCGATTTGTTGGGTTTAGGAATGGTTGCCCCCCAGTTCGGGAATACTGGGTGCTGACCGGAGTTGATCTGGTGGTCGCTGGGGAATCAACTGGTCTCGATGGCTGGGGGCTAGGATTTGCTGCGTGCTACACTGTTTGGGTGTTTGCAAATAGCACCGCCCAATGTGCTTCGGTTAGGGTCAGGGTGGTTAGAGTGACTCAGTATGTTTATTGCTGATGAATTTGAGCGGATAGTGGATGAGAGTTGCGGGAATCATGTTAGCATGAAGGTTATGGATGTGAGTGGCCATTTTTTATCTGCTGTAGAGGGGGAAAATCAATTGTTAACCACGAATAATCTGGGCTCTCCAGGCACCCTCTCATTTGATTGTTGATGATTGAAGCCGTTAGAGGGTCTGGAAGATGGTCTAGTGGTATTTTCAGTGCTCAAAACGTGGCCATATTAATCAGAGCGTCGACCTAGCAAATTGAGTAACTGATATGGATACCTGGAGATGTAGTTGGTCAATTGGAATGTACTTAAAACATCATATTGGTGACATGCATTTTTTTCCCAGGTTTTGGTTTATTTTGATGTTTCATCATTGATGTTACACAATTACAGTATTCCCTGTTTTTAAATGATTAGTGACTTTGCACAAGATGATATCTATACAATATAAATACATGGAAACAGCCAGTCAAAATATTGCTATTTTGCTTCCCAGGTCTTAGGCCTTTTTTTCTTCTTCGAATATAAATATATTGATATTTTGCTTTTGTAATAGCTATCAAGATGCAGCAGAGAAAGATGTCAGGAGATATGAACGGTCATTCAAAATGCTTTCTCCTGCCCACAAGGTTTATTTTTCATAGTCATCCCACATTTAGCCTTCTTATTGATCTAGCCATCTAGGTTATGTAATGCTGTATGCCCCCTTATGTATTTCTCTGTGCAGGAACTTCTATTTCACCTTGGTCTGAAGTACCAAAGATTAAGATGGTAAGTAATATTATGTGCTTAATGCTGGATGTATCTCTCATGCTCTATATCATCTGAAACAGTTGCTTGTTAACTGTAATATATGATTGATTTGATTGTTCATATTAGGCATAGCAGATTCTGATGTATATATGCACAaactgtgtctagatacatccaaatcagGGACAACTAATATGGAATGGAGGGAGATGTTCTACCTTCATGAGTTAGGACTCTTCTTTGACTCATTATGAAGAAACTACCTATACCCAGTGGCGGAGCCAGCGACCCCGGCAGCTTCCCTGGCTCCGCTGCGGTGTATCGTTAACAAGCAGTGCATACTTGCATGTTGAAGTTAGCATTTGCTGGGCAAAACTTCAATCACGCGGACACACGCCAGCATTGCCCAGGCTCTAATTGTCGGCTAGCTCCGCCACTGCCTACACCATTTTCAATTTAGTTTTCtccatgcttgttaaacatttatcCTTTTTTCTGAAGTTGCAGCATTTGTGCATTACAATATTTTTAAAACATGTGTGCTATATTTTTAAGATGTGGTAACTTTATCTAGTGGGGTTAGTTAAACGAAGAGCCCTCACATTTTTTACCATGGGGGTAGCCATGGCTCCTGCACCATGTGTAGCACTATTTGTACAGAAGCCTTTGTGCGTACATTGTGCTGTTCAGTGATGACTGAAACAACTTTTTGACTACTGTATTTTGATGCATTATTACTTCACAGGTGTATATCCATGAATGCATCTTTTGTCATGAATATGCTTGAGGTATGGTCTATTTGAGAATACTTTTGTTGAAAACTGCAATGCACACGGCggtattcttagaaaagaaataaAAACTGCAGGCATTTGATCCTCCTTTCGACATGAGTCAGAATGAAGATGGTGATTGCCATGATTGTGCGGAGCACATGCATGGAAATAATCATGCGGATTGTGCTCATTCTAGTGAGAGGTCTGATTTCTCAAAAAGTGTTGTCACCACAAATAATTCCGCATTGCACGCCCAACATGATTGCCCCAGGGAAGATGCGAAGAGTAATGAATGTTGTGGAGAAGCTGGGAATAAAAAGGCAAGTCCTCAGTCTCAATCCGTTTATTTCGGTAAACATACCCTGTTTAGATGTAATTATGTAAAGTTTCCTTTGGAGCTATTCAGAATACCATTGTTTCTGAAAAAACGTAGGTTTTAATACTTTGATGTGTTTGGATCTAACAAATACCATAGTTTAACATACCATGTTATTCCAGATACCGTGGTATATTTTTTTTTAAAGAAAAATGTACCCCAAACCTCCTTTTTTCTAAACATGCTGAATTGCTGGTCTCTCCTATATGTTGTGTCCTTCTTATGAATCATGTGTATAGTAGCAGGCTATCACCCTCCATCTGTATGTGCACACACAGCTTGAAAAACATTCTCGTCTATCTCCATGGAATGCATATACCACTAGCTTTCACGTACAGAGTAGATAGGGAAATGTTAGTTAGAGTACCTTGTCACAAGGAGGTTAGCTTTGCCGCTTTCACATAGAAGATATAAAATGCGTGTGGCTAGTTATAGCTTAGTTATCAGTTGGATGACGTCATCAAATCTTAGTTGCAACCCATGTTGCAACTCATGACTAGCACAAATCATGAAGCAAATCTAATGGTCTGGAGCATTTTCTTAGTTGCATACTTGCATCCGCACTTGCAACTGAAAAATGTCAGTTGCAACCCCACTTGCAACTGAAAAAACTCATATGCATGAATCacgatgcagttggatggtgtaggACTTGACTGAGCACTAACTAGCTGAGAACTAGCAAAACCGATATAAAATTGATAGTGTGTTGGTAAACAAGCTAATGACCTAACTTTTGCCTGCTTCCCCATGAGAAATAATTTCAATTATTACTCCAATGGCTAACTACCTAACAACATtcaaaatgaatacatgaaactccGTCTAATAATCGATGTTCTAGGTTTTTCCCAAGTCAAACTTTTGGTCAAACTTACTTAGGACAAACCTGGAACATCAGTTATTTTGGGAGTACTGGAATTGCCAAACATCCCTTGTTTTTTGTCAGTACTTCAGATTACAGTATTTTTCGTAAACTGTGGTATTTCGTTCCTACAATTGTTAATattgtactccctccattccgtAATATGAGATGTTATATGACGTTTCGGCAATCTAACTTAGCTTGCCAAAACGTCTTGTATTAGGGAACAGAGGAAGTAGTTGACAGGAACTGTGTTTTTTCAATACTTTGCATCCAAACATAAACACGATAATGATTGTTTTCACGTAGAACGTTAGAAGTCTGTTACTATATTTTAGATACAACAGTGGTGGTATGTCGCTGAATTATCCTTATGTTGCATGTATAGTCTGACTGATTTATATCGAACAGGATGAGAAAGTTCACATAGTGGGTTGCTCCCAACATGCTGTCCCCAACTTGGGGACATCCCAGGGTGTGGATAAATCATGTAATGGTGGTGAAGACGCAAGTGCAGCTGCTAACTATCACGATGCAGATTGCTTTGCATCTTCTACTGATGAAAATGTAAGCTCCCCTTGCAAGATGTAAGCTTCTGTTTTTATTCCAAATacaacaacatcaaagcctttttcccaagcaagttggggtaggcacTGTTTTTATTCCAAATAATTCCCAAATACATAATTCAGAACTTAGCTTTGATTTCCACATGAATTTTATTTTGACATGCCTAAACGACTAGTGCATGAACATGTCATGCTTGTTATGCTCTCATTGAAAACTTGTACTCCCTCTGGCCCAAATTAGTTAGCGCTAACTAATTTGGGCCAGAGGGAGTAATATATTTCAGGAGACGTCAGTCGATATATTACCACTAAGCTTTACTCAGAAAATCCCGATAGTTCTGAACTTCTGATCATGATAATTGATAAATTTAGAACTAGTCTCTAATTTGTTTATAAAGAATCTTTTATAAAACTTGGCATGTGATGAAAATTTTCATACTCAAGCTAGGTCAGGAGCTTAGATTGCAAAAATATGCCTGGCAAAGAGTAAACAAGGTATTGTAACTGGTACTCTTTATTCCAGGTATCATTCCTCTAGGGATTTGTTGCATAGTCACCGAAAAGTGGAACCGCTTCATATGTTACAAAAAAATAGGACATTCACCTGCGTTTTTGGATTTCTACAGAAAAACGCTTTATATCGTGTTTATTTACCTCTAAGGTGCTTATCCAAATTTCAAAGTTCCACTTGACAAATGGCGACCAATTTAAAGCCAAATTGGAACCTGCAGCTTAGCCATGGTGATTGAGCATTGGCGCCACGCCATAGCCTCCCACCAGAATTTAAGGATTGGACATAGGCAATTGTCACAAAGTTTAGGACAGGATACCGCACAACATTTCACGGCCCACTTTAAGTATATCGAGCACTGATTCCTAGTCTGGAATATAATCTTTTGGCACCTTCTACTTGTATATAATAATGTGTTCAAATAAGCGTGGATTATAACAACCCCGTTTTCGTTATTTCAGGCAACTCCAGGGCACAACATGCCTCCAGATTTTCACTTGGATGTTCCTCCAGTTGATGTTGACAAAGTAATGGTTCTTATCATTTACATTCCCCTGATAGGCTGATAGTGATAGTACAATGCTAATGCTAGGCAATAATGTATACTGGTTGACAACCCAAGAAGTTGCACCGAGGCTGACATCTTCCCTGAGATGTGATATCAGTGCTTTTCATTTATATATTTTCCATGCCTTAAATTTTAATCCATTAGTCTTGCTATATTTTTGCTGAAGTTGTCTGCATGCACGTGTTCAGGTGTTGGTTCCTTTGCCTGCATTTAcatttttttgtttgaatttgtGTAATTTCTCTCTTCGAGATTTTCTGCATTTATTTCTTCTATCATTCAGTTTATTCTTATTTATGTAGGTAAGATGCATCATAAGAAATATTGTGAGAGACTGGGCCCAGGAGGTAATTTTCTGTGGTTGTAGATTGTTTCATGATGTGCTTGAAGTAGAGTTTCTGTTTTCTTGTACTGGTctaattttcattttttttacattttttttgttCAGGGTCAGATTGAACGTGATGAGTGCTATAAACCAATTCTTGAGGAACTTAATCGTCTTTTTCCTGACCGGAGCAGGTAAACAAGCACTGTCCCTTGTTTCAGTAATTAAGAGCTACCGTACATCTGTTTATCATTTGCTGTAAGCAGTAAGCTTGTAACATGTAAGATTAATAATTGATCTCGATTTTAATAGTGACAATAACTTTTTGTCGGTCTGCATCTTGTTTTGTGTTTGTATTCACTAGTTTACTTGCATTGCAGTTTGTGCTGGGTTTTCTAGTGGAAACTGACTAGTCCTTTGAGATGGTATTGATTTCCCAGTAATGTTAGGAAATTGTTAGGAAACTGACTAGTCCTTTGAGATGGTATTGTCAGCCATCTCACAACCCTGTGAGTTTGAGCCTTCCTTTGTTTCTCTATGTGTTCAACCAATCATTTTTATGAGTTGGGCGCAAAGAACAAATTGATAAAGTTGATGCAGATTCGTGCTTTGTCTTCATACCTTTGAATGTTTGATTACAGGCATACTGGTATTACTATTTATGGGCATATTCCCCTAAGGTTCAGCTATATTTGGCCCATCACCTGCTCTTGTAGTCGCTATGGATGGTAGATCGAAGCATTTCCGTTGACATTACAAATGAGcagaatctttttcctgatttatttCTAGTTTTCCATCATTGATTGTATGTTTTGAAATTCACAGGCCTCCATCATGTTTAGTCCCTGGTGCTGGGCTTGGGAGATTGGCTCTGGAGATTTCTTCGCTGGGTACTATATAGTGATGTTCGATTGAAGTTTAGCTAATGAAATATTTTTATTTAAATTCTGTATTTTTTTCCCTTGAACAGGTTTTGTAAGCCAGGGAAATGAGTTCTCATATTACATGATGATCTGTTCAAATTTCATTTTAAACCAGTATGTAACTCTGTTATAAATATTTATATGCGATAAAGCACCTTACTTTATCAAGTTGTGTTCATAATGCTATTATCCTACATATTTCTATCAGCACTCAAGAGGCCAATGAATGTACTATTTATCCTTGGATACACAGCAACTGCAATTCTCTCTCAGACAATGATCAACTCCGGCCTGTCTCATTTCCTGATATTCACCCCTCAAGGTATAGTACACCAAGTTTTTCACATTTTATTATCAGTGTCAGCACCTCTACAATGTAATACTTTTCCATGCTTCATTCCGTGTTCATTTGGTGCAAGCTGTGTAAATGTATTCCTGTTGGATGCATTTGAACCCTATAATATTCTCATGGGACAGAGTACAGTTATGTTGATTACATTTGTAGGTAATTTGTGTTATAGGGTTTTGTATGTAAAACAGAATCAGATTATGGAATAGTAGTGCATTATAGGTCCTTAAACTATTTCTATTGTCTCATATCATCCCTGGAACTTTGAAGATTGCCTTCCGGGATCCACAGGATGATTTTCAAAGTTTGAGAACCTATGTGAGACCAGGGAAACAGTTTGAGGACCTATAATGCACTTTACTCATTTCAGAATGTCCAGTACCCTATTAAAAGTTCTTGCAAAACCTACAGAACAATTGGACATTTGGATATAGTACAAAATTTACATTTGGCACTAAAATGTGCATACTTACCTTCAACTCTAATAATCTAAGCTTCGTTTTATTTTAGAATCGAGTTTACTACTTGAGCTTGTTTCAGTCAGCTGGCATTATGTATACTGTAGGTAAAAGCTGAAATTTATTTCTATTGAGTGTGGACTTCACTTGAACAGGGATACACTGATTCTTATCTGCTTGTATGGTTCATGTTGGCATATTTAGCTCACATTGTCTCCTTTTTTCTATTTACAGTGCTGGGATAACCGAAGGGTTTTCTATGTGCGCTGGAGATTTTGTGGAGGTCTACAGTGAAAAAAGCCAAGAATGTAAGATCACTCACTTCTCCTACACATGGGATTTTTACTAAACAAAGCAGGAGTCAAGATGATTTAAAATTTCTCGGGCCTTTTGACTTATGAGTTATGATGCAAATATTTGAGCCGATTGCGGTGCACATATTTGTTACCTGCACTATTGGGACTTAACTTTCTTCCATGGATCAAGAAAGCTTCTAGTTTTAAGTGCATTATTGATGAAAAATTGTATCCTTACATGATTTTCGAAACTAAAGACGTATGTGCTGTTTCAGAATCAGCTTAACTGTGTTTTCTGCTTTCTACAATCCTAGCACGTGCCCCTTGAGTAGTTTCTGTCCAGAAGTGGGCATGCAACTGCAGGAGGCTGAAATTAGGTGGTTAGATTGTTAGAAGCAGTGTGGTTACCTATTTACTGAAAGATGGACACTCCTGCATTAGGATCAGTCCATCCCCTCATCTTGTCTAAGCATATAAACATGTTAATAATTGCACAGCAGCATCTTGCCAGAAGGAATTTATTCTTGTGGTATCCTAAAATGAGATTAAAGTTTGTGCTGATTTTGTTTGTCAGGTTGTCTGATTTTTAAATTATGGTCAGCAAAGGAAAGGATGATTTATTCTACTGGGTGAAAGAACCAGATCATAATCTGCTGTGTTCTTGTTACTAGTACATGTGAAGTATGCTTTTGTGGGAAGCATATTTAATATTTTTTTATTCTGCaccttgtttgttttggtttccactcacataataaataaattgcATTACGAGTTGTGCATAAACGGATAGAAAAATCTCAAAACAATATTTTACTAGTGAACAATGATGAGGAAATCTTTAAGCGGTAACTGCTTGGTTAGCTGGGAAGTAGAGAGTAATCGGCTGATTAACTGATTTAGTCGATCGACACTAAATGACCAGTTAACTAGGACCAGACCAACATATAACAAATTTGTTTTTGTGTAAATCCCTTGATCCTTGGAGACGGGCTCGAGCTCCTGGAGCAGGGGatgtcagcagagagcagctccAGGTGGTGGAGCTTGTGCTCAGGGAGGGTGGCTATGTGGAGAGCAAGCGATGGTGGGCGAGGACTGGGAGCTGGCGCCAAGAATCTGCGCAGCGGCAGGGAACACCGGTTAATTGGGAATCTCTTGGTTTATCGGCGTGTCTGATCCGACTAATCGCCCTGGCCAACTAGCTCAATGTACAGATGTATTCGACATGGTGACCCTACGAGCAGCGATTAACTGACTGAATAAAAGTTGTGTCTGCCGATATTTTGAACATTGCACAGTGTAGTGGGTGTCTGGGTGGTTGCAAAACAAGCCTTACTTTGCTTTGCATTTAACCCTAGTAACTTTGATAGCACTGAAGCACAACCCATTCAAAATCATGTAGGCTATTAATGCATGCTATTACTTTACTCATGGATGAAATTAAGTCGAAGTCTTTTTTTGGAGTTCAATATTCTTGCATTTCTCTGTTCACTGTTTCACTTTGTAGTATATGTACTTGCGTAATGGTTAAATTCTGTCTTGGCATTCTTACAATTTTATCTGTTCTTCCAGCTGCATGGGATGCTGTTGTAACTTGCTTCTTCCTGGATACGGCACACAATATTGTTGAATACATTGAAATTATATCAAAACTTCTCAAGGATGGTGGGGTGAGGTCTCTTGTTCTAAGATTCTAATTATAATAGCTTGTTCTTCATGAGAACAAGTACTGCCTGTGTTATTTTGTGAGCTGATTTGTAGGGAAGTTCATTATTTAGTAAAGTTGTTTCTCCAGTGCCATTATATCTGTTTCTCTATCTACTGTAAGCACTAAGTAATTGTGTCAATTTGAATCAACAGGTCTGGGTAAACATGGGTCCACTTCTGTATCACTTTGCTGATTCCTATGGACCAGATGATGTAATTACTCATTTGTTGACCCTCATTAGTTTTAGTTATACTGACTGAAGGTGGCATCAGGCCTGGGTGGCATTATCATTGACTTGATATAATTTGTCTCCTTGCACTCAGGATATGTCTATCGAACTAAGTTTGGAAGACGTGAAAAGGGTGGCTTACCATTATGGATTTGTGCTGGAGGTGAGGGCTTATGCACTATAAATGGAGTCTCACCGTTTCCACTTATTTTATTGACACTATCATTTGCAGGTGGAGAAAATGATAGATACCACTTACACAGCAAATATGGCATCAATGATGCAGGTAAACTTATATTAATCCCATTTGAATTCAGTTTATGTGTGGCAACCAATCTTATTTGTACTACGTTGAGCTGCAGAATCGATACCGCGCAGCATTTTGGACAATGAGGAAGGATGCATCTCGATCAAAAGCAAAAAAGTGCCAGTGAGGTGGAGATCCTTCAGTGTGATTCGCATCCAAGTTGTTTAAATCTAGAGGAAGATGGAGCTGTGGTCAGTCAATTGGGGATATTTATCCAGAGGCTGGAAGCCTCCTAGGTAGGACAAATAAAGAGGATCGTTTCGTGCCACCATTTCATAGCATGATACTCAAACCTTATAGCCAATCGTGAATCCTGTGATAGAATCTGTGTGCCATTACTTAGCAAGTGGTGATGTACCGATGACTATACCCCGGGGCCATCTGCGTGCtataagaagaaaaagagatgTAACTGTATTTTTTCTTTTATAGCAAGAGATGTACTGTATTGTTTGTACAACGGTGGCATAATGTCTGGACTGCGTTGTTTTTGTCCGCCATCCTCATTCGACTGCTGTGGCTACCATGTTTACATGTTAACAGAGGATATGAAACCCCATTCTTGTGGTAGTTCATGAGAAGATCCAAGTCCGCTTAGCCGGCTGGAAGTCTCCTTGTCCGCCGTTCGCTTCCACGAAGCTTAGACTGGGAGTGAGCCGTGGCGGGAGAAGTCAGTCTCCAGGGACATCAGCGCCTATTTGTTTCAGCACACTCTGGGAGCCGTATGAGCCAAATATGAACACATGTAATGGAGGCAAGCGTTGattgtctttttttttttaaGAAAAAAACGTTGGGCATCACGCAGAGACAGTCACAATGTATACATGCGAGCGACACGCTTCGCTATGCTCGTCCAAAAGCTCTCTCTCTGCTCGACCTCGTGCCGTTGGTGACCGTCAAAAAATGTCAAAaaccgccgttgccggggatcgaacCCGGGTCACCCGCGTGACAGGCGGGAATACTTACCACTATACTACAACGACTTGGATGGAGACAAAACGAAAAGAAGGTTTATGTTAGCCATATCTGTGCCGTGCGCGGTGTCCAGCATAATTTTCTCGTGCTTTAATAAGGAGTACTACACGGCACGCTTCGAGCATCAGCGCTCAGAGAAGAAAGGACACTTTTTTGATACTTACTAGAATCGATGTTTTgctaaacttaaactaaaacccTGACGTTTATTACAGATTGGAGGGAGTACCTTCTTCAGCTTTTATGAGAAGTGAAATCACGGTTTGTCTGTAAAACCAAAAGTATAATATAAGATTGAAATAGTCTTGAG
This Lolium perenne isolate Kyuss_39 chromosome 1, Kyuss_2.0, whole genome shotgun sequence DNA region includes the following protein-coding sequences:
- the LOC127327222 gene encoding uncharacterized protein codes for the protein MAERRYTEQETALEIKSLRRIVAAYFNYQDAAEKDVRRYERSFKMLSPAHKELLFHLGLKYQRLRWCISMNASFVMNMLEAFDPPFDMSQNEDGDCHDCAEHMHGNNHADCAHSSERSDFSKSVVTTNNSALHAQHDCPREDAKSNECCGEAGNKKDEKVHIVGCSQHAVPNLGTSQGVDKSCNGGEDASAAANYHDADCFASSTDENATPGHNMPPDFHLDVPPVDVDKVRCIIRNIVRDWAQEGQIERDECYKPILEELNRLFPDRSRPPSCLVPGAGLGRLALEISSLGFVSQGNEFSYYMMICSNFILNHTQEANECTIYPWIHSNCNSLSDNDQLRPVSFPDIHPSSAGITEGFSMCAGDFVEVYSEKSQESAWDAVVTCFFLDTAHNIVEYIEIISKLLKDGGVWVNMGPLLYHFADSYGPDDDMSIELSLEDVKRVAYHYGFVLEVEKMIDTTYTANMASMMQNRYRAAFWTMRKDASRSKAKKCQ